The genomic stretch ACGTGTCATAGGGAGCGCACCGAGAAGTGGTGCGTACGAAAACCGGTGGACGGCGTCGTTATGGTGACTCGCATGAGTGTCGTGGACGTCGACCGGTTCGTCGCCGAAGGGTTCGTCAAGCTGGAGGCCGCCGTGCCGCGCGAGGTCGGGGACGCGGCCAGGGCGCTGGTGTGGCAGCAGATCGGCCTGTCGCCCGACGATCCCTCCAGCTGGGACCGGCCCGTCGTGTGGGCCGCCGACCTGACCGGCCAAGGACCCTTCGGGGAGTTCATGCGCAGCTCGCGGCTGCATCAGGCGCTGGACGAGCTGGCCGGGCCTGGTGGGTGGGTGCCGCGCGGGTCCCTCGGCAACATGCCGATCCGGTTCCCCCGCGTTGCGCCGGCCGACGATCGGGGCTGGCACATCGACGCCTCCGTGGCCAGGCCCGACGGATCGTGGGCCGTGTCCGGGCGGCCGGAGACCATGTTGCTGCTCGTGTTGTTGTCCGAGGTGGGCGACGACGACGCGGCGACCCGCATCAGGGTGGGCTCGCATCGTGACGCCGTACGCGTGCTGGGCGAGCAGGTGCTCGACCCGTTCGAGGCGGGGCCGCTGCTGGACACGGCCTCCAAGGACCGGCCGGTGACGCACGCGACCGGGCAGCCGGGTGACATCTTCCTCGTGCACCCGCTGACCGTGCACGCGGCGGACGAGCACCGCGGGACGCGGCCGCGGTTCATGGCCCAGGCGCCGGTGTTCCTGACCGCGCCGGTCTCACCGGGCGAGGGCACCGCCCTGGCACGCGCCGTCCTCGATTGATCGTCCAGTGCCGTGACCGGCGTGCGCCGAAACCGGTTGCGCCGGCTGCTGACGTATCTACGCAAAACCGACGTCCAGCGCTACCGGCGCCTCATGGAACGCCTCGCGCTGCGCCGGTGACGCCTGTGCCGGGGAAGGTTTCCGGTCACGGCACCAGAGACGAATGTCGCGAGTTGGGCGGTTCCTCGTCCCGGGCGCGGGCCGTACCGTGCAGGCATGGAGGCAGTGGGGTATTGGTCCACCGTCCATATCTACCCGAACGATATGGAAGCCCAGTGGTTGGCCATCCGCGATGATGGCGCGGGCTGGTGGATGCGCGGCAACGTCTTCGAGTTCGATTCCTACCGGTTCTTCTGGCGCGAACCGCGAACCGGCATGCTGGAGCTGCGCATCACCGGTTACCAGATGGGTGCTTGGAGCCATCGCCGCTTCCGGCCGTCGGTCCGAAATGCCGAGCATCACCGGAGGACGGTCCGCTACGACGCGAAGACCGACTACAACGCGGTGGGCGAACTGACGACGGTGCTGGAGCTGAGCCCTGTGACGGTCCCCGGCTTCTTCTGGAGCGAGCGCTTCGCCTGGGAGGGCTCGAGAGCGCCCCGGTCGGGAAATCCCTGGGCCACAGTCGGTCGAGCTCGGTTTGGGGGAAGGGTGTCACGTCCACGTCGTTGACGAGGACGTTGTCCGGTCAGTGCTCCGGACGGCCCTCGTCGGCCCGGTGGACGCGGGTCCAGGTGGTGCCGCACCGGCAGCCGTACTCCTCGACCAGCTCTCCGCTCTCGGTGACCGCCAGGCCGTTGTTCACCCGGACGTGGACGTGTTCGCTCATGGGGGCCTTCCTTCGGGGGATCGGCGGGGACGCCCGTGCACCGCGCGCCAGGGCAGGCGTTTGCGCAGTTCACAGGGGGTACGCCTAGCGTACGTCACGGGAGTTCGGGTGGGTGCATCGGTCACGCGGGGCCGATGAGGCCGAGGTCGAACTGGACCTCGACGTCGTCGCTGAGTTTGAGCGCGCCGAACAACGCCGAGTACGGCCGGATCCCCCATCGGGACTGCTGGACGACCGCCGAGCCCTGGACACGGCCGTCGGTCAGCGAGCCCCGCACGATGACGGGCTGCGTGACACCGACGAGGGCGAGATCGCCTTCGAGGCGGAACGACTCCTCGGTTCCCTCCACCCGGGTCGACCGGAAGTTGATCGTCGGATGGCGATCGGTGTGCAGGATCTTCTCCCGGATGATTTTCTCGATCTCGCCACGATCGGAGCCGGTCAGCGGCTTGATACCGCCGGTCCCTTCGCGCACCTCGATCGACTCGGCGTCGACCTCGACGGTCACCGACGACTCGGCCGGAGCGGCGGGGTCGATCGTGGCGTCGCCGCGCCAGCGGGTGACCTCGAGAGTGAGATCATGGCCGGCCTTCGCGCCGAGCCCGGTACGGGTCGTCTTGACGAGGAGCCGGCCGGACTCGGGTCCCAGTGTGTAGCTACCAGCGGTAATGCTCACTCTTCCAGGCTAGCCATCAGTCGTGAGGACCCGCCGTTGGGCGCGCCAGGACGTCAGAAGTCGTCCGGCGTCGCCCCGTCACCCGACCCCGCGAACGCTTCACTGCCGGCGCTGAGCGCCTTCCTTGTCCAGCAGCCGATCGAGCCTCAGCTTCAGGTGGTTCAGGTCGCTCCGGAGGGTGGCGTACTGTTCCAGCGCATCGGACCGAGTAGGCGTGATCTGTTCGTTCACCTGCCGGCGCAGACCTGCGATCTCGTCGCCGAGAGCCGCCAGGTCTTGGGTGATCTCGGCTCGGGTATACGCGATCTGGGCTATCGCCTGAGCGACGGCGATCCCGATGGCCGTGTTGACGCCGTTCGGTCCCGTGCTCGACTCGAGCTCTTTCACCCGGAGCTTCAAGTCGAGGATCTCCACCTCTACGTTCACGCACCCCTACCTTTGGATGTTGCTGGACGGGAGTCCGGGCCAGAGGGGGGCGACCTCGGTTCCCACGGTCTGCGAACACATGGTGGCAAGTGATCATCGCTCGTCGCCACCGACGCCGGAGCGGCCGGGTGTGGATTTCTTCGCCGCGGTAGTGGTGCATCGGTCGGAGAACATCCCGCTGCGTCCCGTTCCCGACCGTCTTTTCGGGGGAGGAAAGCCATCCCGGAACGGGACTGGGACCAGGGCCCAGCGCCAGGGCCATGGCCAGCACCCTCACTCGGCCGGCGAGCGCCTTCTTCGCTTTCCCTGTGCAAAAGTTTTGGCGCATTTCCCCGCAAAAGCGCTGATCAGGGATCCGCAAAACGTAAAAACGGCCTCCAGTATTGCGGCGGATCGAGCATCCTGAGCACGGGCATCACGCTCCCCCACCTCTGTACACAAGGAGCCCGCGTGACCCGGTACGCCGTTGACCAAGTCCGTAACGCGCTCATCGCTTACTGGAGCACCGGCATCGGCGAGGTCGCCACCACCGTGGCCGAGCTTCCCCCGGGACCGAACGCCCTCCGCCTTGCCACCTGCCTGACGGAGCTGTCACAGGCCTGCTGGCGCTGTTACACCCATCCAGCCAGTGCCGCCGACCAGCACGGGCCGGGCAGCATCGGCTGGTACCGCCGGCGAGAACGTGATGCCTTCACCGTTGTCGTACCGGCTCTGACCAGACACCATCGGCCGGTCAACGATGCCTCCTCGGCCACCGGGGTCGAAAAGATCGCCTACCGCGTCGGCCGCAGCCTGCACGCGCTCGGCGCGCCCCGCGTAACAGCCCGTATCATCACCGAGGTCGCCGCCGAACTGGCCGCCATCGAACAAGCCGAACTCGGCGATCTGAGGGCGCGGGCCCGGCAGGCCGTCGTCCTCAGCCGCGAGGACGCCTCACCGCTCCAGGTCGCCCAGGCTGACGCCATACTCCACCGGCATCCGTTCGGCGCGGAAGAGCTGTTCACGCAGATCGAGCCCACGGCCGCCGCCGTCGCCGCCGCTCATTGGCTGCACGCCGCGGCCGTCACCATCGCCGGCCAGAGCCGCCTCCACCCGGCGCGGCTCCTCACCGAGGTCGACCGGGTCAAAGCCGCAGCCAGGGACAGCCTCGCCGAGATCATCGGTGCGATGAACGCGGGCTCCTCGCCCTGGCAGGCGGTCATGCCGATGATCCGCAACGCCCTGCACGTCGCCGAAGGCCACCTGCGCGGCGTCGCCCAGGCCAAGCACCGTATTTCCGCAGCCGAAGACCTCATCTCGAAGGCCCACGACAACCACCCCGAACTCAACCTCGGTCTCGAGTCGGTCTATCTGCCCATAAGTCCGATCAATCCCACCCGCCCGGCCCTCGACCTCCTCGAGAACCTCCTGACCGGCATCCACAGTTGCTGGGCGTTGTACACGCACTATGCGGACACCTTCAGCGGCAGGGAACCGGACGGTGATCCGCCGCGACTTCGTCGCACCGAAGCGTTTCTCACCGAGGTCCGCCGGGCTGCGGCGGCTCGCCGCAGCCATCTGCTGTAGCTCACGTCGGTGACCGGCTCCGCGCTCGATAAGGTCGTGAGCTGACCGGATCTGACCGAGAGGCACACCAGATGGCTCCGAACATCGCGACCGCACGCCGCGTCGACCTGCCCGAACTTCTCGAGTTTCTCCGCCTCAGGCACCATGGCCTGCTGTCGACGACCCGTGCGGACAGTCGGCCGCAGTTGTCGCCGGTCAGCTGCGGGGTCGACGAGGGCGGCCGGATCGTGGTCTCCACCTATCCCGACCGCGCCAAGGCACGCAACGCCCGCCGCGACGACCGGGTGTCGATCTGCGTGTTGTCCGATGACTGGAACGGCCCGTACGTGCAGGTCGACGGGCACGCGGAAGTGCTGGACATGCCGGAGGCCCTTGACGCGCTCGTCGAGTACTACCGGTGCATCGCCGGCGAGCACCCGGACTGGGACGAATACCGCGCCGCCATGCGGCGTCAGGACAAGTCGCTGATCCGCATCCACATTGACCGCTGGGGGCCGATCGCGACCGGCGGTTTCCCCGCCCGCCTGGTGTCGGGGGACTGACACACGTAGACGGTCGCTTATGCGGGTGAGCGGGCTGTGCATGGACCGTCTCATCCGCTGAGCGTCACCATGTGAGCATGCTGATACTCGTTCTGCTCACGCTCGCCCTGCACGCCGCCATCGCCGGTCTCTTCTACACCTTCTCCATGTCCGTGATGCCGGGTCTGAACGCCATCGCGCCCGCCCAGGCCGAAGAGGCGATGCGGAGTGTCAATCAGAAGATCCTCAACCCGTGGCTCTACATCCCGTTCCTCGGCGCGCCGCTCGCGGCGCTGGTGGCGGGGTTACTCGGGGAGGCTCCGGCCGCCCTGTGGTTCTTCTCCGCCGCCGCGGTCAACTTCGCCGGCTCGTTCCTCGTGACGGTGGCGATCAACGTGCCGATGAACAACGCGCTCAACGCCGGAACCATGTCGTGGAAGGACTATTCGCCGAGGTGGACGGCCTGGAACACGCTGCGTGCCGTGGCGTCCTTCATCAGCCTCGTCCTGGTCGCGATCGGCCTGACGACTGTGGTTTAGCGTACAAATCAGCCAAAATCTTGGCGCTATCCCTCAAATTCGGCCAAACTAGCTCCCATGTCTGATCGTTCACTGGGAGACACCATGCGTGCACTGTTCGCGATTTCGCCAGGGCCCCGCGTTGGACCGGAGGGGGTTCTTCACCCTGACCGGCGCCGCGGGCCTGGCCACGCTGGGATTGACCGGTACGGCGGAGGCGGCCGCCCGCTACCGCTTCTTCAACCGCCGCATTCCGGACGAGGCCCACCGGCGGATGGGCAAGATGGCGTCCGCCGGCATCACCTCGTTCTCGTTCACGCCGTCCAACGGCTGGGTCATCGTGACCCAGAACGGCGGATATTTCGCCCGTAACATCCCGGACGAGTGCTTCTCCAAGCTCAAGCAGCTGATCGCCGCCGGAAACAGGATCCACTGCGTCGCGTTCCCCCCAGGGGGCGGCAACAGCTGGGTGATCACCGGCGACAAGACGTTCTACGCCCGCAACATCCCCGACGAGTGCTACCGGAAGATCCTCGCCTACTACAAGAGCGGCCAGCAGGTCATGCACGTCGCTTTCCCGCCCGGGGGCGGCAACAGCTGGGTCGTGGTCGCCACGAACGGCTTCTTCGCCCGCAACATCGACGAGGAGTGCTACCAGCGGATGCGCACCATGTCGCGGGGCGGACGTCGCATCACGCGGGTGGCCTTCCCCTACACCGGCGGGTGGACGGTCATCGCCGGGAACGCGTTCTACGCGCGCAACATCGACGAGGAATGCTTCCAGCAGATGAAGAAGTTCGGCGCGGCCGGTTACCAGATTCACAACGTGGCCTTCTCCCCGGTCGGCAACGCCTGGTCGCTGAGCTCCCGCGGCTGACGTGCGGGCGGCGCCCATCGCGGCCGGCGCGACGGAGCGGTGCTTGATCAGCGCGGAGCCGTGCACGGGCTCGAACATCGACGGGAAGTCCCGCTCTGGGTTGAGGTTGGCGGACGGGGCGATCCCGATGCTGCCCGGGACCGCGGCGGCCAGGTCGCTCAGAATGTCGGCGAACAGGTTCGAGCCGACGATCACGTCGAACCGCGCCGGTTCCAGGACCAGCTTGGCGCAGAGCGCGTCGATGTGCTCCTGGTCCCAGCGCACGTCCAGATGGGCGGCCGCCCGCTCCCTGACCAGCTCGTCCCAGAAGGGCATCGTGTGCACGATGCCGTTGGCGCCTTCGGTGTTCTCGGACGATCATGAGGTCGACGGCCGAACGCACCGGGCTGTCGAGGCCCTGGAAGAGGCGGACCGGCCGCCGAAGCCGTGACGCCGGCGGCCCGTGAGTCCGCGTACAGAAATCCCCAAATCTCTATAATCCGGAATAAGGGGACAGTCGGCGGAAAGGGGGACAGGAAGGTCTACATCGTGCAGGAGGGATTATGAACGCCACCCAGACGCGAGCACGCGGCAACGGTAAGGCGCCTCAGCTGCTCACGCTGGACCTGCCGATGCTCAGCGTCGAGGTCCGTCCGCCCGAACTCCGGATGCCACACGTCGAGATGCCGCGTATGCAGATGCCGCACATGGCGATGCCGCGCGTCAGCAGGCAGGAGCTCGGCCACTACGTTGACATTGCCCGGACGTTCCTCCCGCCGCCCGAGAAGATCGCCTACTACGGGGCGCTCGGCGCCATGGCGGTCTTGGGCGTGGTCGAGTGGCCGGTCGCGGCCGCCATCGGGGCAGGAACGATCATCGCGCAACGACGGCGGGGCCAGCAGCAGGCCGGCGCGCGCCCGGGCTTCACACCGGCCGCCCGGCCGGAACCGAGCACCCGGGCCACCGCCTCCACGAGAGGGACGACGACCTCACGGAGCAGGCCCACCACAACGGGCGGCGGCAAGGCCGCCACCACCGGCGAGCGGAAGACGACCACGACCGGCGGGAGCAAGGCCGCCACCACCGGAGCGCGCAAGACGAGCACCACCAGCAAGACCGCCTCGACCGGCGAGCGGAAGACGAGCACGACCAGCAAGACCGCCTCAACCGGTGGGCGGAAGACGAGCACGGCCGGCGGCAGCAAGGCCGCCACCACCGGAGCGCGCAAGACGAGCACCACCAGCAAGACCGCCTCGACCGGTGGGCGCAAGACGAGCACGACCGGCGGCAGCAAGGCCGGCACCACCGGTGGGCGCAAGACCGCCGCGAGCAGGACCGCGTCGGCGTCCAGTGGCACCACTGGCAAGAAGTAGCGCGCCACACGGCCGCGCGTGCATGTGACGCGCCCGGGCCGCGATCATTCTCAGCGGCCCGGGCGCGCAATGGTCACCGACTGTTCACCAAATAGATATATTGATCATACCCATATGTACATCTTTCTACCGAAATATGCCTTAAGTAGAAGTTTCACACCCCCGTGAGGTAGAGAGTTGTCCGAGTTCCTGGCCTCGCTGCTCGCCAAGGCCGCCCTGGTTCTTCTCGAGGCTCTGATCATGCGTTTCGTCCAGAGCCTCGCCACCGCGATCATGCGGCCCGCCGGCCTTCGGCTCGCCTAGCCGAAGGCGCGTACCTCCAGCAGCCCGACCGAGGCCTGGCCACTCTGCAGCACGACCCGGAGCCGGGTGGTGCTGACCGCGGTGAACGTGACCGGGTTGTAGGCCCCGGCCGCGATCGGGTATCCGCTCGGGTTGGCCACGTCGACGTACGCGCTGCCGTTCCAGTACTGCAGCTTCCACGAGGCGGGGACCCGCACCCCTCCTCCGTCGTCGAAGAAGTAGACCTCCGCCGACTTGATCGTCTGTGCTGACGACCAGGTCAGCTCGGCCCATTGGGTGCCGGTCTCGGGCCAGGTGCCCCAGCGCGGGCTGGGCACGGCGCCGTCGTTGATCGCCGCGACGGTCTCCCACGGCGAGGTGTAGGAGGCCGACGGCGTGGCGTTCGCGGCCAGGTTGACGGGCGTCGGCGTGGGATCCCCGCCGCCGGTGCCGAAGGCCAGGTCGTTGTCGCTGAAGATCGGGTGCGGCGGGTTCACGTCCGTCTCCCCCGGGCCGCCGTCGCAGCGCCGGTCGGGGTTGAACATCAGGTACGTCCCCGAGCCGCACGCCGTGGCCGGCTCGGCGTCGCCGCCGATGACCACGTTGCCGCTGAGGTTGGCCCCGCCCTGGACCAGGGCGCTGTTCTTGACCACGGCGCTGCCGCCGACCGTGGCGCCGCTGTTCACCCAGGCCAGGTCCTCGATGCGGGCGTTGCCGCTGACCGTGCTGTTGCCGTACACGGCGGCACGCGGACCGACATAGGCGGTGGCGGCCACGTTGGCCCGATTGTCCACCCAGCCGCCGCCGTTGGAGTGCCAGTGGCCGTTGCCCGGCGCGGGCGGCTTCACATGACCCGGCTCGAAGCCCCACGGCGTGGCGCCCTGCAGGCGGAACTGGTACGGGTAGCGGTAGTTCTTCGGGTAGCCGTCGAGGTAGGCGTACTTGTGCACGGTCCCCGGGGCGCCGAGCACCACGAGATAGACGTCCCTCT from Nonomuraea polychroma encodes the following:
- a CDS encoding phytanoyl-CoA dioxygenase family protein; amino-acid sequence: MSVVDVDRFVAEGFVKLEAAVPREVGDAARALVWQQIGLSPDDPSSWDRPVVWAADLTGQGPFGEFMRSSRLHQALDELAGPGGWVPRGSLGNMPIRFPRVAPADDRGWHIDASVARPDGSWAVSGRPETMLLLVLLSEVGDDDAATRIRVGSHRDAVRVLGEQVLDPFEAGPLLDTASKDRPVTHATGQPGDIFLVHPLTVHAADEHRGTRPRFMAQAPVFLTAPVSPGEGTALARAVLD
- a CDS encoding YceI family protein, whose protein sequence is MSITAGSYTLGPESGRLLVKTTRTGLGAKAGHDLTLEVTRWRGDATIDPAAPAESSVTVEVDAESIEVREGTGGIKPLTGSDRGEIEKIIREKILHTDRHPTINFRSTRVEGTEESFRLEGDLALVGVTQPVIVRGSLTDGRVQGSAVVQQSRWGIRPYSALFGALKLSDDVEVQFDLGLIGPA
- a CDS encoding PPOX class F420-dependent oxidoreductase, coding for MAPNIATARRVDLPELLEFLRLRHHGLLSTTRADSRPQLSPVSCGVDEGGRIVVSTYPDRAKARNARRDDRVSICVLSDDWNGPYVQVDGHAEVLDMPEALDALVEYYRCIAGEHPDWDEYRAAMRRQDKSLIRIHIDRWGPIATGGFPARLVSGD
- a CDS encoding DUF1772 domain-containing protein; this translates as MLILVLLTLALHAAIAGLFYTFSMSVMPGLNAIAPAQAEEAMRSVNQKILNPWLYIPFLGAPLAALVAGLLGEAPAALWFFSAAAVNFAGSFLVTVAINVPMNNALNAGTMSWKDYSPRWTAWNTLRAVASFISLVLVAIGLTTVV
- a CDS encoding WD40 repeat domain-containing protein — encoded protein: MDRRGFFTLTGAAGLATLGLTGTAEAAARYRFFNRRIPDEAHRRMGKMASAGITSFSFTPSNGWVIVTQNGGYFARNIPDECFSKLKQLIAAGNRIHCVAFPPGGGNSWVITGDKTFYARNIPDECYRKILAYYKSGQQVMHVAFPPGGGNSWVVVATNGFFARNIDEECYQRMRTMSRGGRRITRVAFPYTGGWTVIAGNAFYARNIDEECFQQMKKFGAAGYQIHNVAFSPVGNAWSLSSRG